The nucleotide sequence GCTGGGTGAGATTTTTACTACGCTGGTTCTGCCGGAAGATGATCCACACCCGGACCGGTGCGGCAGCTGCCGTCGCTGTCTGGATGCCTGCCCGACCAACGCCTTTCCCGCGCCATACCGTCTGGATGCAACACGATGCGTGTCATACTACACCATCGAATTCCATGGTCCGGTGCCGGAACCATTCCGGCGTGCCATGGGAAACCGTATTTATGGCTGTGATGATTGTCTGGCCGTATGCCCGTGGAACCGCTTCGCCGCACAGGCATCGGAGGCAAAGTTAAAGGCCCGCCCGGAACTGGTGTCGCCTCAACTTGATCAGCTTGTACAACTGGATGATGCGGGTTTTCGGCTGTTGTTTTCTGGATCGCCGGTGAAGCGCATCGGGCGGGATCGTTTTATCCGCAATGTATTATATGCGATCGGCAATAGCGGTGATTCGTCCCTGTTGCCAAAGGCACAGGCATTGACTGACGATGCATCAGCCATCGTTGCTGACGCGGCGCGTTGGGCTGTTGCCAGACTGGCAGAGGCACAGAGTCCGTCATGAGTCTGGTCAAACGCAGCTTCTCCTTATCCGGTCATCGCACCAGCGTGGCGCTGGAGCCGGAATTCTGGACGATGCTGACGAATATTGCTTCCAGTCAGTCGCAGACATTGGCGCAGCTGATTGCCATGGTCGATACGTCCCGCGATCCGGATCGTCCTTTGGCTTCGGCATTGCGGGTGCTGGCTTTGGAAGCAGCGCTGAGGATGGCAGGTGTCAAACAGGCAGAGCAGAGCTGAATTGTCTGGTCCAGAGATTGAATATCAAGCCATCCCGCGATGATGATGCGATATGTTGCTGTTTGATGAACAGGGTGTGTGACCGAAGTGCAAAATGAGGCCTTTATTCCCTCTCCTATCCGAAGCGTCATTCAGGAACGCCTTGAACAGATTGTGGCAGAAAATCATGTGCGTATTCTGCTGGCCGTTGAATCCGGCTCCCGCGCATGGGGGTTTCCTTCACCTGACAGCGATTATGATGTGCGTTTCGTTTATGTCAGGAACAGGGATGAGTATCTGCGTCTGCACGCGCCTCGTGATGTGATTGAAACACCTCTGCTCGACGAAATTGACCTGAATGGGTGGGATATTCGCAAGGCGTTGGGATTGTTGCTGAAATCGAATGCTGTGATTGGTGAATGGATGGTATCTCCTATCCAGTATTGCACCGCGCATCCGGTGATCGAACGGTTGAACGATCTGGCCGGCAAGGTTCTGAACCGGCATCATCTGGCCTGGCACTATCACAGCATCGGCCGCAAATCAGCGGAACGCTGGCTGACGAGGGATGAGCCGGTACCGGTCAAGCGATATTTTTACGCTCTGAGACCTGCCCTTGCTCTGCGCTATCTGCGGCTGCATCCGGGAAAGCGCCTGCCGATGCATGTCAGTGCCCTGATGGAAGCCTCCGAATTATCGCGGCCTCTGCTGGAACAGATTAACACTCTGATCGCGGCGAAACGGCTTACCAACGAACAGACGAACGGCGCACGCTATCCTGACCTTGATGCGCTGATCAGGCAGGAACTCGCAATCCTACCGGCATCGGAGCAGACACGTCCACATATGCTGGATAGACACCGCAGAGAGGCAGATCAGCTTTTTCTGGATCTGATCAATGCGTTATAAGGGAGAATTATGATTGCGTCTGGCGTGCCCTGAAAACCGAAGGATTTTCCCCTGCAACAGCGGCGAAGGCTTTTGCAAAGGCACTGAGCGAGGCATAGCCGCATTCGGCAGCCACTATGGTAACTTGTTGGCCTTCCATCAGCAGACTCATGGCGTGCAGCATACGTGCCTGCGTCAGCCAGGCCTGCCAGTTCATGCCTGCTTCCCGCTGAAAACTGCGCCGGAAACTGCGTTCC is from Granulibacter bethesdensis and encodes:
- the queG gene encoding tRNA epoxyqueuosine(34) reductase QueG, yielding MQEKAKRDIAVYARALGFASVGFSSATLTQTAQAGLTAFLEAGFHGTMGWMAERSDQRADPKVLWPETGTVIALGMSYAPVENPLANLDRPQIGNISVYARNRDYHDIIKGKLKQIAQRIVSRHGGMVKVFVDTAPVMEKPLARQAGLGWQGKHSNLVSRQHGSWLLLGEIFTTLVLPEDDPHPDRCGSCRRCLDACPTNAFPAPYRLDATRCVSYYTIEFHGPVPEPFRRAMGNRIYGCDDCLAVCPWNRFAAQASEAKLKARPELVSPQLDQLVQLDDAGFRLLFSGSPVKRIGRDRFIRNVLYAIGNSGDSSLLPKAQALTDDASAIVADAARWAVARLAEAQSPS
- a CDS encoding ribbon-helix-helix domain-containing protein codes for the protein MSLVKRSFSLSGHRTSVALEPEFWTMLTNIASSQSQTLAQLIAMVDTSRDPDRPLASALRVLALEAALRMAGVKQAEQS
- a CDS encoding nucleotidyltransferase domain-containing protein, encoding MTEVQNEAFIPSPIRSVIQERLEQIVAENHVRILLAVESGSRAWGFPSPDSDYDVRFVYVRNRDEYLRLHAPRDVIETPLLDEIDLNGWDIRKALGLLLKSNAVIGEWMVSPIQYCTAHPVIERLNDLAGKVLNRHHLAWHYHSIGRKSAERWLTRDEPVPVKRYFYALRPALALRYLRLHPGKRLPMHVSALMEASELSRPLLEQINTLIAAKRLTNEQTNGARYPDLDALIRQELAILPASEQTRPHMLDRHRREADQLFLDLINAL